The Helicobacteraceae bacterium sequence TATCGCGGATAGAGGCGCGAGAACGGCTCTCATCGCTTGGTCAAAAGGCGAGGGAGTAATCGATACGCTTAGCGGCAAAACTCCCGCCGCCGCCGCGAATAACTTTACCTCAAACGGCGTAGGCGTTCCTTCGATCGTTACGTTAAGAGCGTCGAACTCTTTAAGCCAGCCCAGATTAAGCGCGTAACGCTCGGCGATAAAACCGCGATCGGCGTAAGCCAATCTGTCTAACTCGCCGCGATAGAGCGTTTTTAGCTCCTGCAATACGGCGATATGTTCGTCGTATTCGGCGTAAACGTCGCCTCCCGATAGATCGTTTGGCTCTACGCCGTATTGCGACAGCTCGTCGAAAAACTTCAAAAAAAAAGGCGCGTGATCCAAAAAAACCAAAAAATCGTCGGATATACCGAGTTTTTGAGCGTTTTTCAGCCGCGCGCTCGCCGCTTTCAACGCTAATTTGCGCGTTATATCGTCGATTACGACGCGGCGCGGAACATAAGCGATCCGCTCTTCAAGCTCCGCGATTGTCAAGATTTTGGGGGCGACTCCGGAAATCGCGGCAAAACGATCGCGACGCGCGCGATTCGTGGGAACCGCGAAAAGCTCAGCGGGCATACAACTCGCGGTGCAGATATGAGAACGCTTTTGGCGCGGCTACGCGCAAGGTTATGCGGTATCGCCCCTCTTTGGGTATGTCAAACTCTTCAAAATTGTAGGCGTTCGCCTCGAAACGCGATTCGATTCTTTGATCGAAAGAGCCGTCGATACCGCTAATTTGCGCGCTGATATTCGCCTCTTCAATTAACGCGCCGCTCTTATCGCGCAGGATAAGATCGAAGCTGTTTTTGCCAATTCGTAAAGCGTGCGGATAGTAATTTACTTCGCCGCGCGCGTTTGTCGCGCCGACTGGGCGATCGGAGTAACTCGCGAAGTTGACCTGAACGTCGTAAAGGCTCTCAAACAGCGCTTCGGCTTCTTTAAGCTGATTGAAGCGTCTATCCGCGTCTTGATAATCTTGCATATAGCGCCTGTCGGGCGCGGCGGGATTGAAGTTTTGCGAAACGACGACGATGGCGACTAAAGCCGCAAACATACAAAAAAGCGTTCCAACTATGACGAACGGCGCTAACGGGCGTTTGACGAGATTAAACTTTCTTACGACGATAATAAGGGCGCTTATTACTACAAACGCCGCTATGACTGATTTGGCGACAATATACGACGCGCTTACGAAATCCATAGCGTTATTTTCCTTCCGCTTTGCCGCGCCGCCACGCTATAAACATAGCCGCCAGCGTCAAGACAATCATAATTCTTACAATCCAAGTAAGCGACAAGCCGAAATTTCTGCTACCGCTGCCGACCGAGCTTTCGAGCGTAACTTCGCGCGCGTTAGCGATCGTATCGACGACATACGCCGCGCCGTTGAAAATACCCGCGCCGATCTGCTGTTGCAAGGTTATATCTCTGCGCCGCTCCGAAAGAATAGGGACAATCGGGCAACCGGGCATAACGCATACAATATCGTCTTTATCGATTACGGTTTGCAATTCGGGAGAGACTATCGCGTCGATCTGCCGATCGCTTTGGCTAATCGCAAGCAGAACAAAAGAGCCGTTAAGTTCGCTCGCGATCGTTTTGGCGTAAACGCCGATCGTCGTATTTGCCTCTAGTTTATCCACGACGCTTACGTAAACGCCCGCGCCGGTTTTAGCTTTTAGCTCGGCGCTCATCTCGTT is a genomic window containing:
- a CDS encoding TPM domain-containing protein, which gives rise to MPRFLPFIALLISNVFAEEFVLRNDNILIDKNIAKINEMSAELKAKTGAGVYVSVVDKLEANTTIGVYAKTIASELNGSFVLLAISQSDRQIDAIVSPELQTVIDKDDIVCVMPGCPIVPILSERRRDITLQQQIGAGIFNGAAYVVDTIANAREVTLESSVGSGSRNFGLSLTWIVRIMIVLTLAAMFIAWRRGKAEGK